The Thermoanaerobaculia bacterium region CCCGCCGCCGGGCCGCGGCGCGAACGCCGCGGGGACCATGAGCACGAGCGCCGAGCAGCGATCGGGATGCCGGATCGCGAACTGGAGCGCCGAAGGCGCGCCCGCGGATGCGCCGAGGACCGCGGCGCGCTGGACGCCGAGCGCGTCGAGGAGGCAGGCGTGCGCGTCCGCCTGGGCCTCTGCGGACGCGTCGGGCGGGAGCGGCGTGCCGAGATAGCCGAAGCGGGAGACGGCGACGACGCGAAACCCCTTCGCCGCGAGCGGGCCGGCGAGGTCCAGTCCCTGATCCCAGCCCCCGCCGGCGCCGTGGACGGCGAGGAGGACCGGCCCCGCTCCGACGGAGGCGTATTCGATCGGGCCGCAGCGCGTCTGCGCGACGGCGCCGCCTTCCCGGACGCGCTTCCTCTGTTTGACGATCTCGCGGCGGTAGAAGAAGACCGAGAGGCCGAAGAGCGAGGCAAGCGCGACCGCGAATGTTCCGAAGATTCTCTTCACGGAGAGATTGTTCCCGTAATGCGATGTTGAAACCTGAGCCGAACGAACCACTCGCGGCCCGCGGACCCGGGCTCTCCGCAATATCCAGTGCAGGCTCTGCCGCGCCGATCGCCGGTAGCGGCCGGCAGGCGAGAGATCAGCCGGCCGAAACCGCCTTCAGGATGTCGGCCGCCTGCTGCTTGGTCGAGGCGTGCAGGTCGCGCCAGACGATCCTGCCGCCCTTGATGAGGAACGACTGGCGGCTGGCGAAGCCCATCGTCGTCGGGACGCCGAACGCGCGGATCACGTTCTTGCCGGAATCGGCGATCAGCGTGAACGGGAGGTGATACTTCTCCTGGAACGCTTTCTGCTCCTTCGGCGTGTCGGCCGAGACGCCGATGACCGTCACGCCCTTTTTCGTCAGATCCTCGAACGCGTCGCGGAGGCTGCACGCCTCGGCGGTGCAGCCGGGCGTGTCCGCCTTCGGGTAGAAGTAGACGAGGGTCCACCCGGCGCCGTAGAGCTTCGAAAGCGAAACGGGCCGGCCGTCCTGATCGACGGACTGCGCGTCGGGGGCAGCGTCCCCGACCTTCAGCGGCTCGGGAGCCG contains the following coding sequences:
- a CDS encoding alpha/beta hydrolase → MKRIFGTFAVALASLFGLSVFFYRREIVKQRKRVREGGAVAQTRCGPIEYASVGAGPVLLAVHGAGGGWDQGLDLAGPLAAKGFRVVAVSRFGYLGTPLPPDASAEAQADAHACLLDALGVQRAAVLGASAGAPSALQFAIRHPDRCSALVLMVPAAFAPRPGGGPPVRTPSGVPAVFDTALRSDYLFWIFERLLRPAAIRTLMGTPTAVVARASRSERARVDMMLRHILPVSPRRLGLVNDAAIVSAIRRYDLDSISAPTLVFAAPDCGYGTWEPARYTAEQIRGARFVGFPSGGHLLVGHEEEAQSEIADFLRRGVLRNP
- a CDS encoding peroxiredoxin; protein product: MRYRRIAAIAGVSAVALAISLARAAAPEPLKVGDAAPDAQSVDQDGRPVSLSKLYGAGWTLVYFYPKADTPGCTAEACSLRDAFEDLTKKGVTVIGVSADTPKEQKAFQEKYHLPFTLIADSGKNVIRAFGVPTTMGFASRQSFLIKGGRIVWRDLHASTKQQAADILKAVSAG